A genomic window from Strix uralensis isolate ZFMK-TIS-50842 chromosome 20, bStrUra1, whole genome shotgun sequence includes:
- the CLTC gene encoding clathrin heavy chain 1 isoform X2: MAQILPIRFQEHLQLQNLGINPANIGFSTLTMESDKFICIREKVGEQAQVVIIDMNDPSNPIRRPISADSAIMNPASKVIALKAGKTLQIFNIEMKSKMKAHTMTDDVTFWKWISLNTVALVTDNAVYHWSMEGESQPVKMFDRHSSLAGCQIINYRTDAKQKWLLLTGISAQQNRVVGAMQLYSVDRKVSQPIEGHAASFAQFKMEGNAEESTLFCFAVRGQAGGKLHIIEVGTPPTGNQPFPKKAVDVFFPPEAQNDFPVAMQISDKHDVVFLITKYGYIHLYDLETGTCIYMNRISGETIFVTAQHEATAGIIGVNRKGQVLSVCVEEENIIPYITNVLQNPDLALRMAVRNNLAGAEELFARKFNALFAQGNYSEAAKVAANAPKGILRTPDTIRRFQSVPAQPGQTSPLLQYFGILLDQGQLNKYESLELCRPVLQQGRKQLLEKWLKEDKLECSEELGDLVKSVDPTLALSVYLRANVPNKVIQCFAETGQVQKIVLYAKKVGYTPDWIFLLRNVMRISPDQGQQFAQMLVQDEEPLADITQIVDVFMEYNLIQQCTAFLLDALKNNRPSEGPLQTRLLEMNLMHAPQVADAILGNQMFTHYDRAHIAQLCEKAGLLQRALEHFTDLYDIKRAVVHTHLLNPEWLVNYFGSLSVEDSLECLRAMLSANIRQNLQICVQVASKYHEQLSTQSLIELFESFKSFEGLFYFLGSIVNFSQDPDVHFKYIQAACKTGQIKEVERICRESNCYDPERVKNFLKEAKLTDQLPLIIVCDRFDFVHDLVLYLYRNNLQKYIEIYVQKVNPSRLPVVIGGLLDVDCSEDVIKNLILVVRGQFSTDELVAEVEKRNRLKLLLPWLEARIHEGCEEPATHNALAKIYIDSNNNPERFLRENPYYDSRVVGKYCEKRDPHLACVAYERGQCDLELINVCNENSLFKSLSRYLVRRKDPELWASVLLESNPYRRPLIDQVVQTALSETQDPEEVSVTVKAFMTADLPNELIELLEKIVLDNSVFSEHRNLQNLLILTAIKADRTRVMEYINRLDNYDAPDIANIAISNELFEEAFAIFRKFDVNTSAVQVLIEHIGNLDRAYEFAERCNEPAVWSQLAKAQLQKGMVKEAIDSYIKADDPSSYMEVVQAANASGNWEELVKYLQMARKKARESYVETELIFALAKTNRLAELEEFINGPNNAHIQQVGDRCYDEKMYEAAKLLYNNVSNFGRLASTLVHLGEYQAAVDGARKANSTRTWKEVCFACVDGKEFRLAQMCGLHIVVHADELEELINYYQDRGYFEELITMLEAALGLERAHMGMFTELAILYSKFKPQKMREHLELFWSRVNIPKVLRAAEQAHLWAELVFLYDKYEEYDNAIITMMNHPTDAWKEGQFKDIITKVANVELYYKAVQFYLEFKPLLLNDLLMVLSPRLDHTRAVTFFTKVKQLPLVKPYLRSVQNHNNKSVNESLNNLFIIEEDYQALRTSIDAYDNFDNISLAQRLEKHELIEFRRIAAYLFKGNNRWKQSVELCKKDRLYKDAMQYASESKDTELAEELLQWFLQENKRECFGACLFTCYDLLRPDVVLETAWRHNIMDFAMPYFIQVMKEYLTKVDKLDASESLRKEEEQATETQPIVYGQPQLMLTAGPSVAVPPQAPFGYGYTAPPYGQPQPGFGYSM; encoded by the exons ctCCAAAATCTGGGCATCAACCCAGCAAACATTGGGTTCAGCACTCTGACAATGGAGTCTGACAAATTCATCTGCATAAGAGAGAAAGTGGGAGAACAGGCTCAAGTGGTGATCATTGACATGAATGACCCCAGCAACCCGATACGAAGACCAATTTCAGCTGACAGTGCTATCATGAACCCTGCCAGTAAAGTCATTGCATTAAAAG CTGGGAAAACGCTTCAAATATTTAACATTGAAATGAAGAGCAAAATGAAGGCCCATACAATGACAGATGATGTCACCTTCTGGAAGTGGATCTCTCTGAATACTGTTGCCCTTGTAACGGATAATGCAGTCTACCACTGGAGTATGGAGGGGGAGTCCCAGCCTGTGAAAATGTTTGATCGCCATTCTAGTCTTGCTGGCTGCCAGATCATCAACTACCGTACCGATGCGAAGCAGAAATGGCTGCTGCTAACTGGCATATCTGCACAG CAAAATCGTGTTGTGGGAGCAATGCAGCTATATTCTGTAGACAGGAAAGTGTCGCAGCCAATTGAGGGACATGCAGCAAGCTTTGCGCAGTTCAAGATGGAAGGAAATGCTGAAGAATCCACTCTCTTCTGTTTTGCAGTAAGAGGGCAAGCTGGGGGTAAG TTGCATATCATTGAAGTTGGCACACCGCCTACTGGGAATCAGCCATTTCCAAAGAAAGCAGTGGATGTCTTCTTTCCTCCTGAAGCACAAAACGACTTTCCTGTTGCCATGCAG ATCAGTGACAAGCACGATGTGGTGTTTCTCATAACAAAATATGGCTATATCCACTTGTATGACCTGGAAACTGGCACCTGTATCTACATGAACAGAATCAGTGGAGAGACCATATTTGTTACTGCACAGCATGAAGCAACAGCTGGAATTATTGGAGTAAACAGAAAGGGACAA GTGCTCTCAGTGTGTGTGGAAGAAGAGAATATTATTCCCTATATCACAAATGTGCTGCAGAATCCTGACCTAGCTTTACGAATGGCTGTCCGTAACAACCTGGCAGGTGCTGAGGAACTCTTTGCCAGAAAATTCAATGCGCTCTTTGCACAAGGGAACTATTCGGAGGCAGCAAAAGTGGCAGCTAACGCCCCAAAG GGAATCCTGCGTACTCCAGACACCATACGCCGGTTCCAGAGTGTTCCAGCCCAGCCGGGACAGACTTCCCCTTTACTCCAATACTTTGGCATTCTGCTTGACCAAGGGCAGCTGAATAAGTACGAGTCACTGGAACTCTGCAGACCAGTGCTTCAGCAGGGACGCAAACAACTCTTGGAAAAATGGTTAAAAGAAGATAAG CTGGAGTGCTCAGAGGAGCTGGGAGACCTTGTGAAATCTGTAGATCCTACGCTAGCACTTAGTGTCTATCTGAGAGCCAATGTTCCAAACAAAGTCATCCAGTGTTTTGCTGAAACAGGACAAGTCCAGAAGATTGTTTTGTATGCTAAGAAG GTCGGATATACTCCAGACTGGATTTTTTTGCTGAGGAACGTAATGAGAATCAGCCCTGATCAAGGACAGCAGTTTGCACAAATGCTTGTTCAAGATGAAGAGCCTCTTGCAGACATAACACAA attGTGGATGTCTTTATGGAATATAATTTAATTCAGCAATGTACAGCCTTCTTGCTGGATGCACTGAAGAATAATCGTCCCTCAGAAGGTCCCCTGCAAACACGTTTACTTGAGATGAACCTCATGCATGCCCCTCAG GTTGCAGATGCTATCCTGGGAAACCAAATGTTTACTCATTATGACCGGGCTCACATAGCTCAGCTGTGTGAGAAAGCTGGCTTGCTACAGAGAGCACTCGAACACTTCACAGACTTGTATGACATCAAGCGTGCGGTAGTTCACACTCATCTTCTCAATCCTGAG TGGTTAGTGAATTATTTTGGTTCCTTATCGGTAGAAGACTCCCTGGAATGTCTGCGTGCTATGTTGTCTGCTAACATTCGTCAGAACCTGCAGATCTGTGTCCAGGTAGCTTCAAAATACCATGAACAACTGTCAACACAGTCACTTATTGAGCTGTTTGAGTCTTTCAAGAGCTTTGAAG gtttgttttatttcctgggCTCTATCGTAAACTTCAGCCAGGATCCAGATGTGCACTTCAAGTATATTCAAGCTGCATGCAAGACAGGACAAATTAAAGAAGTGGAAAGAATCTGCAGGGAAAGTAACTGCTATGATCCAGAACGCGTTAAAAACTTCCTCAAG GAAGCTAAACTCACGGATCAGTTGCCACTCATCATTGTATGTGATCGCTTTGACTTTGTCCACGACTTGGTGCTGTATTTGTATAGAAATAATCTCCAAAAATATATTGAGATTTATGTACAGAAG GTGAATCCAAGCCGTCTGCCTGTTGTTATTGGGGGACTGCTTGATGTGGATTGCTCTGAAGATGTGATCAAGAACCTTATCCTTGTAGTGAGAGGTCAATTTTCAACTGATGagcttgttgcagaggttgagaAAAGAAACAG GCTGAAACTGCTTCTGCCCTGGCTGGAAGCAAGAATTCATGAGGGTTGTGAGGAGCCTGCAACGCACAATGCGCTGGCCAAAATATACATTGATAGCAACAACAATCCAGAAAGATTCCTGCGTGAGAACCCTTATTATGATAGTCGCGTTGTTGGCAAGTACTGTGAGAAGAGGGACCCTCACCTGGCCTGTGTGGCTTATGAGCGTGGACAGTGCGATTTGGAACTTATTAAT GTGTGCAATGAAAACTCCCTCTTCAAAAGTCTTTCCCGCTACTTAGTTCGTCGTAAAGACCCTGAACTGTGGGCCAGCGTACTACTGGAAAGCAACCCTTACAGAAGACCGCTAATTGACCAG GTTGTACAGACTGCCCTGTCAGAGACACAGGACCCTGAGGAAGTCTCCGTTACTGTGAAGGCCTTCATGACTGCAGATCTTCCGAATGAGCTTATTGAACTGCTCGAGAAAATAGTTCTTGATAACTCAGTGTTCAGTGAGCACAG GAATCTGCAGAACCTTCTCATTCTTACAGCTATTAAGGCTGATCGCACCCGTGTCATGGAATACATCAATCGCCTGGATAACTATGATGCTCCAGACATAGCCAATATAGCTATTAGCAATGAGCTTTTCGAGGAGGCGTTTGCTATCTTCAGGAAGTTTGATGTCAACACATCAGCTGTACAg GTATTAATAGAGCACATTGGGAACCTGGATCGTGCGTATGAATTTGCTGAACGCTGCAATGAGCCTGCTGTGTGGAGTCAGCTGGCTAAAGCACAGCTTCAGAAGGGGATGGTAAAGGAAGCAATTGACTCGTATATTAAAGCAGATGATCCTTCCTCGTACATGGAAGTTGTTCAAGCTGCCAATGCCAGTG GAAACTGGGAAGAACTGGTGAAGTATCTTCAGATGGCACGCAAGAAGGCCCGGGAGTCGTATGTGGAAACAGAATTAATCTTTGCTCTTGCTAAAACAAACCGTCTAGCAGAGTTAGAGGAGTTTATCAATGGACCCAACAATGCACACATCCAGCAA GTTGGCGATCGCTGTTATGATGAAAAGATGTATGAAGCAGCTAAGCTGTTGTATAACAATGTGTCCAACTTCGGCCGTTTAGCCTCAACTTTAGTTCACCTAGGTGAATACCAGGCAGCTGTGGATGGTGCTCGGAAAGCAAACAGTACTCGCACATGGAAAGAG GTCTGCTTTGCCTGTGTTGATGGCAAAGAGTTCCGCCTGGCCCAGATGTGTGGACTCCATATTGTAGTGCATGCAGATGAGTTGGAAGAGCTAATCAACTATTACCAG GATCGTGGCTACTTTGAAGAGCTGATAACTATGTTGGAAGCAGCACTTGGGCTTGAGCGAGCACACATGGGGATGTTTACAGAGCTAGCAATTCTCTACTCCAAATTCAAGCCACAGAAGATGAGGGAGCACTTGGAGCTGTTCTGGTCCAGAGTCAACATCCCCAAG GTTCTGAGAGCTGCAGAACAAGCCCATCTCTGGGCTGAACTGGTGTTCTTGTATGATAAGTATGAAGAATATGATAATGCCATAATTACAATGATGAATCACCCAACAGATGCTTGGAAAGAAGGCCAGTTCAAAGATATCATCACTAAG GTGGCCAATGTGGAGCTGTATTACAAGGCAGTTCAATTCTATTTGGAATTTAAACCTCTGTTGCTCAATGATCTGCTGATGGTGTTGTCCCCTCGGCTTGACCACACTCGCGCTGTCACCTTCTTCACAAAG GTTAAACAGCTACCACTGGTTAAGCCTTACCTGCGCTCTGTTCAAAATCACAACAACAAATCAGTGAATGAGTCCCTGAACAACCTCTTCATTATTGAAGAAGACTACCAG GCTCTTAGGACTTCTATAGATGCTTATGACAACTTTGACAACATTTCTCTTGCTCAACGTTTGGAGAAACATGAACTAATAGAGTTCCGAAGAATTGCTGCGTATCTCTTCAAAGGAAACAATCGCTGGAAACAGAGTGTAGAACTCTGTAAGAAAGACAGACTGTATAAG GATGCAATGCAGTATGCTTCAGAATCCAAAGATACTGAGTTGGCAGAAGAGTTGTTGCAGTGGTTCTTGCAGGAGAACAAGAGAGAATGCTTTGGTGCTTGTCTCTTCACCTGCTACGATCTCCTAAGGCCAGATGTTGTCTTGGAAACAGCGTGGAGGCACAACATCATGGACTTTGCCATGCCATACTTTATTCAGGTCATGAAGGAATACTTGACCAAG GTGGATAAACTGGATGCCTCagagtctttgagaaaggaagaggagcaaGCTACGGAAACACAACCTATCGTTTATG GTCAGCCACAGCTAATGTTGACAGCAGGACCCAGTGTGGCAGTTCCTCCACAAGCACCTTTTGGCTATGGCTACACTGCACCCCCGTACGGGCAACCGCAGCCTGGCTTTGGGTACAGCATGTAA
- the CLTC gene encoding clathrin heavy chain 1 isoform X1: MAQILPIRFQEHLQLQNLGINPANIGFSTLTMESDKFICIREKVGEQAQVVIIDMNDPSNPIRRPISADSAIMNPASKVIALKAGKTLQIFNIEMKSKMKAHTMTDDVTFWKWISLNTVALVTDNAVYHWSMEGESQPVKMFDRHSSLAGCQIINYRTDAKQKWLLLTGISAQQNRVVGAMQLYSVDRKVSQPIEGHAASFAQFKMEGNAEESTLFCFAVRGQAGGKLHIIEVGTPPTGNQPFPKKAVDVFFPPEAQNDFPVAMQISDKHDVVFLITKYGYIHLYDLETGTCIYMNRISGETIFVTAQHEATAGIIGVNRKGQVLSVCVEEENIIPYITNVLQNPDLALRMAVRNNLAGAEELFARKFNALFAQGNYSEAAKVAANAPKGILRTPDTIRRFQSVPAQPGQTSPLLQYFGILLDQGQLNKYESLELCRPVLQQGRKQLLEKWLKEDKLECSEELGDLVKSVDPTLALSVYLRANVPNKVIQCFAETGQVQKIVLYAKKVGYTPDWIFLLRNVMRISPDQGQQFAQMLVQDEEPLADITQIVDVFMEYNLIQQCTAFLLDALKNNRPSEGPLQTRLLEMNLMHAPQVADAILGNQMFTHYDRAHIAQLCEKAGLLQRALEHFTDLYDIKRAVVHTHLLNPEWLVNYFGSLSVEDSLECLRAMLSANIRQNLQICVQVASKYHEQLSTQSLIELFESFKSFEGLFYFLGSIVNFSQDPDVHFKYIQAACKTGQIKEVERICRESNCYDPERVKNFLKEAKLTDQLPLIIVCDRFDFVHDLVLYLYRNNLQKYIEIYVQKVNPSRLPVVIGGLLDVDCSEDVIKNLILVVRGQFSTDELVAEVEKRNRLKLLLPWLEARIHEGCEEPATHNALAKIYIDSNNNPERFLRENPYYDSRVVGKYCEKRDPHLACVAYERGQCDLELINVCNENSLFKSLSRYLVRRKDPELWASVLLESNPYRRPLIDQVVQTALSETQDPEEVSVTVKAFMTADLPNELIELLEKIVLDNSVFSEHRNLQNLLILTAIKADRTRVMEYINRLDNYDAPDIANIAISNELFEEAFAIFRKFDVNTSAVQVLIEHIGNLDRAYEFAERCNEPAVWSQLAKAQLQKGMVKEAIDSYIKADDPSSYMEVVQAANASGNWEELVKYLQMARKKARESYVETELIFALAKTNRLAELEEFINGPNNAHIQQVGDRCYDEKMYEAAKLLYNNVSNFGRLASTLVHLGEYQAAVDGARKANSTRTWKEVCFACVDGKEFRLAQMCGLHIVVHADELEELINYYQDRGYFEELITMLEAALGLERAHMGMFTELAILYSKFKPQKMREHLELFWSRVNIPKVLRAAEQAHLWAELVFLYDKYEEYDNAIITMMNHPTDAWKEGQFKDIITKVANVELYYKAVQFYLEFKPLLLNDLLMVLSPRLDHTRAVTFFTKVKQLPLVKPYLRSVQNHNNKSVNESLNNLFIIEEDYQALRTSIDAYDNFDNISLAQRLEKHELIEFRRIAAYLFKGNNRWKQSVELCKKDRLYKDAMQYASESKDTELAEELLQWFLQENKRECFGACLFTCYDLLRPDVVLETAWRHNIMDFAMPYFIQVMKEYLTKVDAIKEKVDKLDASESLRKEEEQATETQPIVYGQPQLMLTAGPSVAVPPQAPFGYGYTAPPYGQPQPGFGYSM, from the exons ctCCAAAATCTGGGCATCAACCCAGCAAACATTGGGTTCAGCACTCTGACAATGGAGTCTGACAAATTCATCTGCATAAGAGAGAAAGTGGGAGAACAGGCTCAAGTGGTGATCATTGACATGAATGACCCCAGCAACCCGATACGAAGACCAATTTCAGCTGACAGTGCTATCATGAACCCTGCCAGTAAAGTCATTGCATTAAAAG CTGGGAAAACGCTTCAAATATTTAACATTGAAATGAAGAGCAAAATGAAGGCCCATACAATGACAGATGATGTCACCTTCTGGAAGTGGATCTCTCTGAATACTGTTGCCCTTGTAACGGATAATGCAGTCTACCACTGGAGTATGGAGGGGGAGTCCCAGCCTGTGAAAATGTTTGATCGCCATTCTAGTCTTGCTGGCTGCCAGATCATCAACTACCGTACCGATGCGAAGCAGAAATGGCTGCTGCTAACTGGCATATCTGCACAG CAAAATCGTGTTGTGGGAGCAATGCAGCTATATTCTGTAGACAGGAAAGTGTCGCAGCCAATTGAGGGACATGCAGCAAGCTTTGCGCAGTTCAAGATGGAAGGAAATGCTGAAGAATCCACTCTCTTCTGTTTTGCAGTAAGAGGGCAAGCTGGGGGTAAG TTGCATATCATTGAAGTTGGCACACCGCCTACTGGGAATCAGCCATTTCCAAAGAAAGCAGTGGATGTCTTCTTTCCTCCTGAAGCACAAAACGACTTTCCTGTTGCCATGCAG ATCAGTGACAAGCACGATGTGGTGTTTCTCATAACAAAATATGGCTATATCCACTTGTATGACCTGGAAACTGGCACCTGTATCTACATGAACAGAATCAGTGGAGAGACCATATTTGTTACTGCACAGCATGAAGCAACAGCTGGAATTATTGGAGTAAACAGAAAGGGACAA GTGCTCTCAGTGTGTGTGGAAGAAGAGAATATTATTCCCTATATCACAAATGTGCTGCAGAATCCTGACCTAGCTTTACGAATGGCTGTCCGTAACAACCTGGCAGGTGCTGAGGAACTCTTTGCCAGAAAATTCAATGCGCTCTTTGCACAAGGGAACTATTCGGAGGCAGCAAAAGTGGCAGCTAACGCCCCAAAG GGAATCCTGCGTACTCCAGACACCATACGCCGGTTCCAGAGTGTTCCAGCCCAGCCGGGACAGACTTCCCCTTTACTCCAATACTTTGGCATTCTGCTTGACCAAGGGCAGCTGAATAAGTACGAGTCACTGGAACTCTGCAGACCAGTGCTTCAGCAGGGACGCAAACAACTCTTGGAAAAATGGTTAAAAGAAGATAAG CTGGAGTGCTCAGAGGAGCTGGGAGACCTTGTGAAATCTGTAGATCCTACGCTAGCACTTAGTGTCTATCTGAGAGCCAATGTTCCAAACAAAGTCATCCAGTGTTTTGCTGAAACAGGACAAGTCCAGAAGATTGTTTTGTATGCTAAGAAG GTCGGATATACTCCAGACTGGATTTTTTTGCTGAGGAACGTAATGAGAATCAGCCCTGATCAAGGACAGCAGTTTGCACAAATGCTTGTTCAAGATGAAGAGCCTCTTGCAGACATAACACAA attGTGGATGTCTTTATGGAATATAATTTAATTCAGCAATGTACAGCCTTCTTGCTGGATGCACTGAAGAATAATCGTCCCTCAGAAGGTCCCCTGCAAACACGTTTACTTGAGATGAACCTCATGCATGCCCCTCAG GTTGCAGATGCTATCCTGGGAAACCAAATGTTTACTCATTATGACCGGGCTCACATAGCTCAGCTGTGTGAGAAAGCTGGCTTGCTACAGAGAGCACTCGAACACTTCACAGACTTGTATGACATCAAGCGTGCGGTAGTTCACACTCATCTTCTCAATCCTGAG TGGTTAGTGAATTATTTTGGTTCCTTATCGGTAGAAGACTCCCTGGAATGTCTGCGTGCTATGTTGTCTGCTAACATTCGTCAGAACCTGCAGATCTGTGTCCAGGTAGCTTCAAAATACCATGAACAACTGTCAACACAGTCACTTATTGAGCTGTTTGAGTCTTTCAAGAGCTTTGAAG gtttgttttatttcctgggCTCTATCGTAAACTTCAGCCAGGATCCAGATGTGCACTTCAAGTATATTCAAGCTGCATGCAAGACAGGACAAATTAAAGAAGTGGAAAGAATCTGCAGGGAAAGTAACTGCTATGATCCAGAACGCGTTAAAAACTTCCTCAAG GAAGCTAAACTCACGGATCAGTTGCCACTCATCATTGTATGTGATCGCTTTGACTTTGTCCACGACTTGGTGCTGTATTTGTATAGAAATAATCTCCAAAAATATATTGAGATTTATGTACAGAAG GTGAATCCAAGCCGTCTGCCTGTTGTTATTGGGGGACTGCTTGATGTGGATTGCTCTGAAGATGTGATCAAGAACCTTATCCTTGTAGTGAGAGGTCAATTTTCAACTGATGagcttgttgcagaggttgagaAAAGAAACAG GCTGAAACTGCTTCTGCCCTGGCTGGAAGCAAGAATTCATGAGGGTTGTGAGGAGCCTGCAACGCACAATGCGCTGGCCAAAATATACATTGATAGCAACAACAATCCAGAAAGATTCCTGCGTGAGAACCCTTATTATGATAGTCGCGTTGTTGGCAAGTACTGTGAGAAGAGGGACCCTCACCTGGCCTGTGTGGCTTATGAGCGTGGACAGTGCGATTTGGAACTTATTAAT GTGTGCAATGAAAACTCCCTCTTCAAAAGTCTTTCCCGCTACTTAGTTCGTCGTAAAGACCCTGAACTGTGGGCCAGCGTACTACTGGAAAGCAACCCTTACAGAAGACCGCTAATTGACCAG GTTGTACAGACTGCCCTGTCAGAGACACAGGACCCTGAGGAAGTCTCCGTTACTGTGAAGGCCTTCATGACTGCAGATCTTCCGAATGAGCTTATTGAACTGCTCGAGAAAATAGTTCTTGATAACTCAGTGTTCAGTGAGCACAG GAATCTGCAGAACCTTCTCATTCTTACAGCTATTAAGGCTGATCGCACCCGTGTCATGGAATACATCAATCGCCTGGATAACTATGATGCTCCAGACATAGCCAATATAGCTATTAGCAATGAGCTTTTCGAGGAGGCGTTTGCTATCTTCAGGAAGTTTGATGTCAACACATCAGCTGTACAg GTATTAATAGAGCACATTGGGAACCTGGATCGTGCGTATGAATTTGCTGAACGCTGCAATGAGCCTGCTGTGTGGAGTCAGCTGGCTAAAGCACAGCTTCAGAAGGGGATGGTAAAGGAAGCAATTGACTCGTATATTAAAGCAGATGATCCTTCCTCGTACATGGAAGTTGTTCAAGCTGCCAATGCCAGTG GAAACTGGGAAGAACTGGTGAAGTATCTTCAGATGGCACGCAAGAAGGCCCGGGAGTCGTATGTGGAAACAGAATTAATCTTTGCTCTTGCTAAAACAAACCGTCTAGCAGAGTTAGAGGAGTTTATCAATGGACCCAACAATGCACACATCCAGCAA GTTGGCGATCGCTGTTATGATGAAAAGATGTATGAAGCAGCTAAGCTGTTGTATAACAATGTGTCCAACTTCGGCCGTTTAGCCTCAACTTTAGTTCACCTAGGTGAATACCAGGCAGCTGTGGATGGTGCTCGGAAAGCAAACAGTACTCGCACATGGAAAGAG GTCTGCTTTGCCTGTGTTGATGGCAAAGAGTTCCGCCTGGCCCAGATGTGTGGACTCCATATTGTAGTGCATGCAGATGAGTTGGAAGAGCTAATCAACTATTACCAG GATCGTGGCTACTTTGAAGAGCTGATAACTATGTTGGAAGCAGCACTTGGGCTTGAGCGAGCACACATGGGGATGTTTACAGAGCTAGCAATTCTCTACTCCAAATTCAAGCCACAGAAGATGAGGGAGCACTTGGAGCTGTTCTGGTCCAGAGTCAACATCCCCAAG GTTCTGAGAGCTGCAGAACAAGCCCATCTCTGGGCTGAACTGGTGTTCTTGTATGATAAGTATGAAGAATATGATAATGCCATAATTACAATGATGAATCACCCAACAGATGCTTGGAAAGAAGGCCAGTTCAAAGATATCATCACTAAG GTGGCCAATGTGGAGCTGTATTACAAGGCAGTTCAATTCTATTTGGAATTTAAACCTCTGTTGCTCAATGATCTGCTGATGGTGTTGTCCCCTCGGCTTGACCACACTCGCGCTGTCACCTTCTTCACAAAG GTTAAACAGCTACCACTGGTTAAGCCTTACCTGCGCTCTGTTCAAAATCACAACAACAAATCAGTGAATGAGTCCCTGAACAACCTCTTCATTATTGAAGAAGACTACCAG GCTCTTAGGACTTCTATAGATGCTTATGACAACTTTGACAACATTTCTCTTGCTCAACGTTTGGAGAAACATGAACTAATAGAGTTCCGAAGAATTGCTGCGTATCTCTTCAAAGGAAACAATCGCTGGAAACAGAGTGTAGAACTCTGTAAGAAAGACAGACTGTATAAG GATGCAATGCAGTATGCTTCAGAATCCAAAGATACTGAGTTGGCAGAAGAGTTGTTGCAGTGGTTCTTGCAGGAGAACAAGAGAGAATGCTTTGGTGCTTGTCTCTTCACCTGCTACGATCTCCTAAGGCCAGATGTTGTCTTGGAAACAGCGTGGAGGCACAACATCATGGACTTTGCCATGCCATACTTTATTCAGGTCATGAAGGAATACTTGACCAAG GTTGATGCAATAAAGGAAAAG GTGGATAAACTGGATGCCTCagagtctttgagaaaggaagaggagcaaGCTACGGAAACACAACCTATCGTTTATG GTCAGCCACAGCTAATGTTGACAGCAGGACCCAGTGTGGCAGTTCCTCCACAAGCACCTTTTGGCTATGGCTACACTGCACCCCCGTACGGGCAACCGCAGCCTGGCTTTGGGTACAGCATGTAA
- the PTRH2 gene encoding peptidyl-tRNA hydrolase 2, mitochondrial, which produces MDYLSKPGLLSVIAGVACGVCLGWGIHGRLWRQPRAGMTAPANNLGSETNIMGESGEFKMVLIVRNDLKMGKGKVAAQCSHAAVSAYKQVQRRNPELLKQWEYCGQPKVVLKAPDEETLIQLLADAKHLGLTVSLIQDAGRTQIAPGSQTVLGIGPGPADVIDKVSGHLKLF; this is translated from the coding sequence ATGGATTATCTCTCTAAACCCGGGCTCCTCAGTGTCATTGCTGGAGTCGCGTGCGGAGTGTGCCTGGGATGGGGCATTCACGGGAGACTCTGGAGGCAGCCCAGAGCCGGAATGACGGCGCCTGCGAACAACCTGGGGAGCGAAACAAACATCATGGGAGAGTCTGGGGAGTTCAAGATGGTGCTGATTGTCCGCAATGATTTGAAGATGGGAAAGGGTAAAGTAGCAGCACAGTGTTCCCACGCTGCTGTTTCCGCCTACAAGCAAGTTCAGAGAAGAAATCCTGAACTCCTGAAACAGTGGGAGTACTGTGGCCAACCTAAAGTGGTCCTCAAAGCTCCTGATGAAGAGACTCTGATCCAACTCCTGGCTGATGCTAAACACCTCGGACTGACTGTGAGCTTAATCCAAGACGCGGGTCGTACTCAGATAGCTCCAGGCTCCCAGACGGTCCTTGGTATCGGACCAGGACCAGCTGATGTCATAGATAAAGTTTCCGGTCACCTGAAACTCTTCTAA